In Mauremys reevesii isolate NIE-2019 linkage group 13, ASM1616193v1, whole genome shotgun sequence, the sequence GGAGTGTGAAGGGGCTTAGAGGAGGGGACGGGGGTCAGtggattggggtggggtggggtggggggtcagaggATGGGATGGAGTCAGAGGATTGGTGTAGGAATGGGGGGCTcagaggatggggtgggggtcaggggatTGGGGTAGGGATGGGGAGTCAGAGGATTGGTGTAGGAATGGGGGgctcaggatggggtgggggtcaggggatTGGGAGGGCGAGATACAAACTCAGGATGCTCAGAAAGGTTTTTGtgcggctgggggtgcagaggagAGCCCTGCACCTGGCAGGAGAACAGACAGTAAGGAAGGGCTCTGAGTCACCAGAGCTAaatcaggaagggatttttttattttgttttatgtaGGGATTGGGAGAGTGGAAAATGTCTCCCCTTTGTGTGTTACGGACAGGAGGAGTCTCAACAGGTTAACGGGAatcctcctgccctgcccagcccgtgCATGGCTCACAATTGAAAACATGCACCAAATTAATCCCCTTGCTTCGCTTCTTTTTCTTTATAATCTTCCTGGGACCAGGTGTCCTCTTAACTGACTTTATCAAAGAGGGAATAGACACCCTGAACGTGAAGCATGTCACTCAGCTAGAAGGCTGCTCAGCTGTTTCCATTAAAGCCCCAGGCCAGAATTGTCAAATATGGGTACCTAAAGTTAGGCTGCTAAACCCTTAGCTGTAAATAGAAGAGCACCCTGaaatcccattgaagccaatgggagctgctggctcccagcgcccTTGAAATTCAGGCTGTTTCTATTGAGGGCCTACTGACTAGCTTCAGATACCCATATCTGGCCAGTTTGGCTGATCACTGGAAACATTCCCCTTTTGCTCTAACACTGTCATTCTTTGTCTTTACCCAAAGATGGATTTATGATGTATTGTTTTTAGTGGCTTTAGTGTGCATGGTGCAGTATAGTTATATTGTGGTAGGCCCCAAATGAGGGATTGTCCTCCTCCCTGTTGttttaggcactgtacaaacattataAATGACagattccttccttcctctgtaGAGCTTACAAcctgtggccctgatcctgaaaactctTAACCACTGGACACAGGGCCTGATCGTGCACTCAGTGAAGGCAATTGTAAcaccttccattgatttcagtgggtgccaGATTAAGCCCATGGTATCCACTACTGTGACAAGTTAGCTTCCGGGTTACAACTCTGTGCCTATGTCTTTGCTTCTGCAAAAATAGTGTGTTTTTACATTGAGATAGCTAGCTTGATGTAAAATCCTGGTGgagacaagttcatggaggataggtccatcagtggctattagccaggatgggcagggatggtgtccctaacctctgtttgccagaggctgggaatgggcaacagggaatggatcacttgatgattacctgttctgttcattgcctctggggcacctggcattagctagtgatggaagacaggatactgggctagatggacctttggtctgaccggtatggccgttcttatgagacaAGGCACAGCTAGTTTTTACCTTGATGTGACTACTTGATGTAGCTAGTTGAAGTCAACCCCATGTCCTGCTATGGTTTAGCGTGACTATctttttgagataaaaactatctgtgccttgtcttcactaggattttacactgAGGTAAAGACTTGGTGTAAAGTAAAGACTCTACACTTGGTGTAAAGACTCactttttttgcagtgaagacaaaagCCTGCAAGTGTTCTGCCCAGCAGTAAGGCCCGGATTCTGTATTTAACTTAGACCCTCTGGGAGTACTAATGTGTGTAAAGTTAAATGcatgtgtaaatgtttgcaggtttGGGCTTTATGTTAGATGCAGGAGCCCTCTCTGCACTAGAAAACTTTtctgtggtgttttttttctttttctttttttcttttctgtataaATCTGTGAGCAGATCTAATGGCACAGTGCTTAAAATGGTGGTGGCAGCTGATATGCTTTCTACACTAGGGCTCCTGATACTGCTAACACCCCGGGGAAAATTTTAGAAAACTTCCCTAAGCCACAATGAGATATGAAATAGATAAGTAGGGATGGAAGGGAGATTTGTGCAGTATGAGATCAGGAGTTCTCTATTTTCACACTGCATGTATCAGTTCccttttttggtttatttttgcaCATTTATTTTTGGTAGGTTGACGTATGAGTGGGGGTTAGTGGGagtgtgttttaaaaataaaaaaaggtatTGTTGTATGTTGAAGGTTTGAGCAAAAATCCTTTTTGCTATTTTTCAATTTGATGAGAAGGATGAGGGCAGGGAATACAAtcgtaaaaaaataaaaattctaacttttttttttcttttttaaacaaagtcaGATACAAAATAAGTGAAGTTTAAAATTTGCCCTGCCTCTATTCCTCACTAAGAATTGCTGATTTTGCTTGGTTTGGGTGgagattttaaaataagaaagtTGAAACAAATTACTTCTGAGCATGCTTGCTTGACACCATTTTGGACCTAGTCCTGCATTTGGATCTGCAGAGGTGCCTGTGTAGAGCCCCATCAGTCCTGCTCTGAGGGCAGATCTAGTTGAAGGACTGGCCTCTTGTATTTTAAACAGAGTTTAAAGAAGCCATTTACTCCTTTGTCACATTACTCCCAGTCAGACAAACACAGAGGTTGCTTTGGGGATCTAACTGAAACACACCTATAGCAAAATCCTGCAAACATCCTTAACACTGGGGACAGGAGAATGTTGTGTGCACAAGTAAATAAATCACAGGTCCTGCTgttttagaccctgatcctgcacatACCTATGGACGTGGGTACCTTTCAAGTTGACCTTGTCCCTTTAATGTTGTATGTCAATATAACGGGATGTCTTGTTAAATCAGCTCTGCCAAGTAGAAATAGGAAAACTGAACATGCCTCTCAGGGTGCTGATAGCATCTCATATCACTTAAGCGTCACTCTTGTGACTACCATGGCAGGTGTAGCCTCTGAATTTATCTAGCAGTTCTGGCAAGAGACTTAGTCATTATTATAGAAAGCTGTTTCCCTGTTTCACAAAATGAATAggcttctccattaacaaatgATTTGGAATAACATTTAAGAAGGAGAGGAAGAATGGACCTGTGGTTTAAGCACCCAACTGGGATTTGCGCAGGGAGTTGGACCCACGTGGCTCGTCCCTTTCAcagcctcaccctccctccctcccacccacaccaCTAACACAGGGGGTCGCTGGGAGCACGCCGCTCTCCGCAGCAGGGAGTCCCTGCTCTGGCCTGATCAGCCCTTAGGGCCAGGGAGCCCGGTTAGTGCTGCTTGCAATGGGACACGTGCCCACCAAGAACTGACAGGAGCGGGACCCACCAACTGGCCTCACGCAGGCCATGGGGCAGCGACAGAGGAGGGCCTTTTGGGTCACTTTCCAGGCTGCTCTAGGACTGGACTGGATCTGATGCAGTGCCTTAGGTGCAAAATGTTCCTTATCCTAGTCCATGCCCCCCTGCTAGCTAGTACCTCTAACCTAGAGTCACACTGGAACTTGTACCCTAGAGGTGAAGGCCTCTGTACCCCATTGCCTAACGCAAAGACaaattctctggcctgtcccAGTTCTGTGGAGTTGTCACCTTTCTTAGCTATGgctattttgggggtggggtggggggaggagtgaaTGTAAATCAACATCTGTTTTTCAAGGTGATAGAACATGGATTATCCTGGGAAAATGAGTATTTTCTGTGAACAGAGGAAATTATCATATCAGATCCAACTGGGGTCCATCTACACCAGTGGCTTGTCTCTAACGGTGGCCTGTAGTAGATACTTTAGCAGAAGATGCTAAAAACACACAATAGACAGTTATGTTATCACATGTTCAGTTTCAGGAGTAAATATATACTTGCTCATTGCTGTCCCCCTATCACTATATAGCCCGCACATACGTAACAATTTGTTTGgcctcctcccacccataagcAAGCTATTCTAGTCATCGGAAGGCTATTCTAGTCTGCAGATTGCAGAAGATTACGGCATCTAAAGTGTGACTTTCAGTCCCCTCCTTGTTATTGGCTCTGTAGCCTGACAATGCCTTTAGAGGCACCAACATACTTTATTCTGTGGGATTGTTTATTACTGGAAAATAAAATTGACTGAATTCTAGAAACTATGACTCAAAGTAAACAATCTGCTGTCGTTATTTCACTGTAGAAACCAGACTTCTTGAGAGTGTTCGTGAAGGAAGAAGAAGCTTCTGCCATGGCTGCCGAGTTGGATTTCTCTCCCCCTGAAGTCCCAGAGCCCACATTCCTGGAGAATGTGCTGCGCTATGGACTCTTTTTTGGAGCCATTTTCCAGCTGATCTGTGTATTGGCCATAATCCTCCCAATTTCAAAGTCCCATAAGACAGTAAGTTGTTCTCTTCAGTACCAGCATGCGTGGGCACAGGTGGTAGCCAGAACCTAGTAGTTGATCAGTAATTCTGTAGTTCATTGCGCTTCCTGTCTTTCCTGCGAGGATCCCTTTACCTCTCTTCTACCTTAACAGGCTCATATCCAGGGTCGCTGAGAGCGggtcgggccccccagcaagggcggactggcTAAACAGAGCTGACGAAGCCAGGGAAGCctggccccgggcccccttccggactgctgggccccggtaatttgtaccggctttcCCCCCCCACCCGTCAGCCCTGCTCACGTCACTGCAACCCACTCCCCAGCCACAGAAGGTGGGAACAGCTGAACCTGCCAGGGTCTCTCTGAGCATCAGCACAAGGGATCAGCACTTTTCATGCAGGCTAAGTGTACTTGCCTCTGCATTGCTCCCAATTTCTTCCAGAACACACACAAAGGGCTGACCTCAGTCTCAAATCTACATTGCCACGTTAGTATTGGTCTGGTCCATTCTTTACTCTGTTGGTCAAGGAGCCAATCAAGGCGTACCCTCAGTAGAGTCGGCCTTTTCAGCAAGAGACCTTTAGCTCTCCTTTGTGCATAATCCTTGATAAAGGGCATCACTGCATGCGATACAGCTGAATTTCTTGGTGTTTGCTTGCACCAGCAATACAGCTCTCGGGACTGACCCCCACCTCTGTGCAGacacatggaaggccacctggcTGTAGTCAGCACAAGAGGGGGATGATAATGTAAACTACAGGGCACAAAGCAAATGTAAGATGGAGTTAAAATGTAAAATACGGGCTAAACTGGAGTGATCAAAGTCCAGCTGGCTATTCTGATAGAACAAGATTCAAGTGCACTTGGAAACCCCTGTATTTATAAGGTCTTTAGTCTTTACACCAACTTTTCCTGATGGCAATCAGAGCACAATACATAGTGATTTTATATTTGTCTTGATGTGTAGGGTGGAGACCAGTATTTACAGGAACAACTTAACATGGGAAGTTTTGTTCTCTTTACAGCTGGCAGTAGATTTGGTTAGAAAAATCTGATTCTTGTTGTGAAAAGATGAGGGGTATCTTTATCACAGTATTAACTCTACTTTGTGTGTCTGAAGCCTGGAATGCTGCAATAATGCACTGACTGTAAAGTATCTATTTATAGATAGTATcaggggggtagccatgttagtctgtatccacaaaaacgacaaggagtctggtggcaccttacagactaacagatttatagATATATTTCTAAGATGGAAGATGCTGAACCTGCTcaaggtgtgtttgtgtgtgtgagagcgaaCTGCAGCTTGAGGGGAGATGTGGTTTCTTTCATTTTCTTGACCCTGTTATGTTTTGGGGGAACGTTTAATGGCCTGAACTTTGAAAGTTGAACCATAAGGAGAGCTCACACTTTGGCGTAGGGAGCTGAAAGCCAGGCACTGAATAGGAGTTGTAATGCTTAAGGAACCATCCCGTGGTGTGCACATGCTATGGTTACATTTTCCACACACATACTCTGCCCTCTTAGAGGAGCTGCAGAAAAGTCCCATATGATCGATTTACAAGCTAATAAACAAGAATAGATGTCTTCTGGTCATGGGAGTGACACCAGCTACTTGAGTCTGTAGAATTCAGAACAGCCTCTCTCACTTGAGGAGGCTTCAGGCTTTGAAGACTACCTTGCTTTGAACATTAGAAGGCAGCAGTGATCATCGTATGGCAGCAGTGAACTCTGTGTCACTGAATAGGAACTGCATAGTGCTCTATTTCTCCAAGTATTGCCGCACTGTTTGCCAGCTCCCCATGTACCGATTACATCCTTCAGCAAGTCAGCCAAGACTCCTCCCTTGGAAGGCCACACAGATATGAATAATAATAGTGCAGCAACTTGAGAAACATTTGAACCAAGCTTATTGTAACTTGAGAAACATTTGAACCAAGCTCGTTGATTAAAAGGATACTGTCAGctactcccctccccctgcactatCTGCAACTCTCTCTTGGAAGCTTAAAACTAACACATCTTTCTCTGCCATTTTTGTGTGTCCTTTTCCAGTTGGCACATATTGATTGATAGAAATTTAGAAGCGTAAGCAAtatttatatccaaattcatTTAATGAAATGAGGCAATCTGCATGTGTGCGCCTTCTGGGATGAGGCTGGCTCTGTTCCCTTGCATTTTTCCAAGATGACTAGAATTTGTTTCCCCTAATAGAAATGTTATCTATCATCTCCCTTGAAGGAAGAGATTGGGATGTCTCTAAGCTATCCTTCTTAGTCCAGGTGAAGAGAGCTTTGTCTCTAACTTCTCTCCTAGATCTGGGGGCTTGATTACAAACTCTTTGAGCTTTAAATTCCTGctgctggttttttttgtttgttttttggaggaGTGGGGGTTGTCTGCTGCATGATGATgattttatttttgcaaaatcCCTGTTAAATGTTTCAGCACATGTACAGCTGATTTCAGAATTCTTTTCTGTTCTTCccatttggaatttttttttagtttcacttCTCTGTTTCCTGCCCTCCGTCACAGCTACCTTTTGTTCTTCCTCCTCCAAGTCTTCCCTAAAGGGTGTAACTTCACTGGGTAACGAAATGTGGTTCTGCTTGGCTTCTGAGATCTGGTCTATACCCAGAGTTGCATCAGTAACTGTGTATGGTTTTAAATCAGTGTAAGAAACAGGATGGATACTCCTAAATCAAATTAAATCTGGATAACATGGGGTTAGCTTGCATCAATAATTTACAGACTGCATCTTTAAAGCAATGTGACCAGGTTTAAACCAGTGGGTGCATGTGTATGTTGACAAGGCCATACATTAGTTGCTTGCTCCTTTTGGTATAGACACTCAGATTCTGAACTGGGATGAGACGTGAAATACAAAGCTCATGCCTGAAAACATTACTGACTGTTCCTTTCTTAATTGACTGTTGTAGGACTCTGACAATTTTGAGTTTAAAAGTTCAGAGGTGGTGAAGAAGCCGAAGGTGGCTGCTCCACAGCTGAGCAAGAAACCCAAGAAGGAAACCAAGAAGAAGAGATAAAAGGTcttgtaaaggagccttaaagaCAAGGGAACTGCACACAGCCAGATGGTTAATTTAACTGTCCTAGCCAGCATGGATCATCTCACCTCCGGTGGGGTGGGAAAGCTTACACTTGCATGTCCTCCATGCTGGCTGGGATGTGAAATGAAGCATGGAATGGGGGGCATGTGTTGTGCCACTGAGGATACCGTTTTCTAAGTCATTCTTTTAAAGACAGACAGCTCAAATGGATCAAGGACATCATGCTACCCAGCTTTGTATTCACTTGTATTGTTCTTACATCTAAAATACATCAGTGCATTTTATAGCTTAGTAGTAATGGCtctgttacatttttaaaaaacatattctCCATAGGTAATAACTACCCCGAGTCCAGACTCGCCCAGCTCAGGGCTTTCACTTGCCCCTGTCGCTACCACTCTGTGACTGCTTTCTTCAGCCACTCTAGTCATGTAAACACTTTTCCTCTCTGCTTCCAGCCTGAAAGAAATATGGAAACCTCAAAACTTTTTGTGGTCAGAGGGGCTGAAAAAATGCAAGGACTAGGTGATTACCGGGCTTTCAGAAATACAGAGATGTTCCATTATCGGAAGCGGCAGCAGAGAAGTTAGGAGTATTGCAAACTGTCTGCCTGCAACAAACAGAACTCTAGGTACCACATTCTGCTGCTAACAAAGCATGGAAATCATTCTATCAGTCCTCCCATCTATAGTGCTCTTAGGCAAATTTTGGGTGTGCATGCAGCTTTGCCTAGCATAGTATCCTGTGTCTCCTTTCACTGAACTCCTTCTGAAGTCAACTGTTATCCTGCCCTGGGAGACAATGCAAAATCCACGGGACAATAAGCTCACTGTGAAGCACAGCAGAGATGATGGTGTCTGTTGCTGTATAGCCAGGCACCTTCAGGCTCTCACTTTGAGGCCAGAGACCTAATGTTAGATTTAAATGTGGCTAGAAAGGATTTGGAAACATACATGGTGATGCAGCGGCAGAGCCTCAATAGGGCAGCACTACCCCCTGATGATAGCTCACATGCCAGCTTGTTTGATCACGAGTGGGTCATTAGTATGAGAACCGCTGCACTCAGAATTCAGAGCAGCACTAGGATCTGCTTTGAAGGAAAGTGTTCTGTTGATTAATGCTCCAGTCCCGCCGTCAGATCCACGTGGAGAGATCCCTGCCACTCTGCTGCATCTCTCTGACGTTAATGGACACAGGATGGATCCAGTTGCAGGACTGATGCCTGTCAGTGGGTATCAGATATTACACTGCATTTGTTCTACAACATAAGCAAAACAATATGTTTGCACTTCTATATGTTACCACTGCTGAGGTGAGAGACTGAACCGCCTGTTCCTTTTTGTGTTTCTGAGGGTTTTTGGACTCAGGGGGGTCTGACTCAAGCTTCTGATCGCTTCTCAGCTGTGCTGTAGGTACTGTCCCAGATGCTCTGCCTCCCTGCTTACACAGAATGTCACTGGCATTGGTTGCTGGAAGCACATTAGTGGTGGTTAAAACCTGACTTGGAGAAGCCCTCTGTGAATTCACTCTTTATTTGTTCTAAAGACAATTTTCAACAGAGTACTGAATGAAACACTAATAGACAAAAgaagaccccacccaccctctcccccaacTCCATAGCTAGAATGATCTCTCGATGCAGCAAAAAATGTTATGAAACAGATGATAGAGAACACTCATCTTTGTAGGCCATGAGTTCCTTGGTATGCTCCATATTCCTGTCCAGAGACTCCAAGGGAATGAAAATAATTGTTGCTGTCCCAGTACAGGTGCAGTTAGGTTTTgccattctttttaaaatgaggacAGATCAGCACTTGTCGTGTGTCCTAGCCCAGTGAAGCAGTCCCTCTCCTTGTGATTTGATGGATTTTTTGATTTGTTATAACAGAAGCACAAAGTATTTTGTGGTAACATGCATATTGCTGGAAAGGCAGAGGCTGTGTTGCAGCCTAAATAGCATGCTAGTTAATGGGGATTGTATGGTCATTGCCTTGAAATGACAGGCCTCCACATCAACCCatcatttttttttgccagtctGAATTTTAGTCACTCTTTGGTAAACAGGAATTATGAATATttagtttgttgtttttaaaaaatagatgagGTTCCAGTCTATTCCTTAGGGTAATGTAGTTCAGCCCTCTGATTAGCTAAACATATAGGCTCTGCTCACGGATGAGTAATACAATATGTAttaagaacgaggagtacttgtggcaccttagagactaacaaatttatttgagcataagctttcatgggctaaaacacacttcatgggatgcatgcagtggaaaatacggtAGGAAGAtaatatacacagaggacatgaaaaaatgtgtGTTGCCATGCTAACTATAATGAGGGTAATCAATTAAgctgggctattatcagcaggagaaaaaaacctttgctcgtgataatcaggatggcccatttccaacagttgacgagaaggtgtgagtaacagtaggggcggaaattagcatggggaaataggttttactttgtgtaatgacccatccactcccagtctttattcaagcctaatttaatggtgtccagtttacaaattaattccaattctgcagattctctttggagtctgtttttgaagtttttttgttgaagaattgcgactttgaggtctgtaattgagtgaccagggaggttgaagtgttctccgactaggttttgaatgttatcattcttgatgtctgatttgtgtccatttattcttttgcgtagagactgtctcatttggccaatgtacatggcagaggggcattgctggcacatgatggcatatatcacattggtagatatattccactgcatgcatctgatgaagtgggttttagcccatgaaagcttatgctcaaataaatttgttagtctctaaggtgccacaagtactcctcgttctttttgctgatacagactaacaaggctaccacCCTGAAACCTGTCACAATATGTATTGTATTTTAACTTCTCTTGAAATGTGTATGTAATAAAGAAAACTGGGAAAATTCAGTGACAGACTTTTTAAACTTTGCTGCCTCCTCTTGAGTATTCAGTGTGAAAATAGCCACTGATTTTGGAGTGAGTGGGTAGGGGCATAAATAGTGTTAGTCGTAAGAATAGTCTGACGGttagaaaaaaaaagctgctcaGATCCCCTCACCTGTAAGGAATTAGTTAATTGATACTGTACGGTACTGTAGATGTTTGTGTTTGACTCCTTTTGAAAGATGGCAAACGGTCCTTTGAtatacatttccccccccccccccccgagaaagGAAACGATACCATGACTAAATTAATTTGTGTCTCGTGGGATATTTTTGCTCTGAGAGCTCTAGGGAAGGTGTAGTAATGATTAAAACCCTGCTTGTTAATGATACTGACTGGGATCAGATGGCTCAGTAGATTGATAATGGGGATTTTTGCCTCTAGGTCCCTGGTTTGAATCTAGACCAGTTTAATAGTGGCTGAAGTGTAGTCCTGTCTGATGGCGGTTCATTGAGTTGGATGGAAATAGGTAGTTCAGTCAAGGTTCTGGTGACTATCACCTCTCGAACCCTCAGCAGAAAAGCTAAGAGAGAGCGTACAAAGAACAACTGCATTTCGGTGGTAAATCCTTTAATCCCTGAAGTCTTTCCTTGTGGTGGGTTTGTTATTACCCTCCCAAAGAGAGCTGAAGACCTGACTAGGTCACCGTTGTTTTATTTAAAGGAAACTTTTAGAGCCTGCCTTCAGATAGGAATATTGGTCCAAAAGCCTGAATCCAAATACTGATCTCTGCACAGAGCCCTAGTCAGCACCAGAGTGTCCTGGGAGCCCAAAGCCCAGGAAGTAGGAGCTGGATGCCCTCAGTTAATTGTGGTTGCTGAGTTCCTTTCACTCTATCGGGCAGGTCTGTGTTTTGTAGAAATACAGTTGTGAGTTGGGATTGTTTTTAATTTGCCAGCTGGTTGCCATCCTAGCTTCCTCCCCTCATTTTAGAGCTGCAGCGGTTGCTGTCCCTTTGAACGCAGGTATTACACAAACAATACATCCTTGTACTTCTCCAGTACAAGTAGCACAATCCCTTGAGGCTGGCTAATAAGTAGCTCATGACCGAAGTCTCTGTTCACACAGTTCAATTAAATCCCTATTAATCTTATTCAGACCTAATTTACTTTAATTCTAATGCACACACGTCTGTTCGCCTCAGATACACCCTGGTGAGGTTCCCCACTGATAGGAAATGAACTGCCTTGGGCCATCTTCGAAGAAGACTGGTGTCTGCCCAGATCCGCCCCCTTCCCCAGTCAAAAGGTATGGCCTGGGATTATTTCCCAGCCTACATTTCTGCTGCTAGGAATGTAAAAATATGACTCTCATGCTGGGATGTGCTAGGCCTGGAGGTGATACGCATAAGGAAATGAGGAGACATAAGAAAGCAGACAGGGAAAAGACCAGGTTAGTGATCTTGTCTGTCCATGGGGCCACTACTGAATCATTCCCTATTGTCCATTGATAATGTTTTGGCCACCATCTAGACTGAAATGTTCCCAAAGTGATGGGGCTCCAAGCCCTTCCCTCGGGAGACTGTCTTACAGTCTAATACCTCCCACCAGCTCAAAGTTTCCCTGATAT encodes:
- the MANBAL gene encoding protein MANBAL isoform X1; this encodes MAAELDFSPPEVPEPTFLENVLRYGLFFGAIFQLICVLAIILPISKSHKTDSDNFEFKSSEVVKKPKVAAPQLSKKPKKETKKKR
- the MANBAL gene encoding protein MANBAL isoform X2, with translation MAAELDFSPPEVPEPTFLENVLRYGLFFGAIFQLICVLAIILPISKSHKTKCYLSSPLKEEIGMSLSYPS